A single genomic interval of Megalobrama amblycephala isolate DHTTF-2021 linkage group LG17, ASM1881202v1, whole genome shotgun sequence harbors:
- the LOC125250320 gene encoding uncharacterized protein LOC125250320 isoform X1 — MYCAGCQCLFDVSTVWHQCEFSYLCRLVVASTQQKCTNDPSAEYTSDASGSPGPGCSSSSSTSAERCDTCTETLVPDNDWQYDFVVPWEKMPASFMKKIKSGERPSCSERRQLVRTVASEILEVSKRPSKKHVSEIARKITIAYPKSFRDEIDSQIVGSGYDSLLKQLVCRIDHLKRAKTTTRSLCDMPEKSKKRKSEYGCINSEPQFPAGETSELQQEKKAKLLEMFQNKESNVKTIYSLMTATYTSQRNDVQFGKETSELLDEWPYLFQTAGMESTL, encoded by the exons ATGTATTGCGCAGGATGTCAGTGTTTGTTTGATGTTTCAACAGTATGGCATCAATGCGAGTTTTCTTATTTATGCCGTTTAGTTGTTGCCTCCACTCAGCAAAAGTGTACAAATGATCCATCTGCTGAATACACCTCTGATGCATCAGGTTCACCTGGTCCTGGATGCTCCTCTTCATCAAGCACTTCAGCTGAAAGAT GTGACACTTGCACTGAAACTTTGGTTCCTGACAATGACTGGCAGTATGATTTTGTTGTTCCGTGGGAAAAAATGCCAGCAAGTTTTATGAAGAAGATTAAAAGTGGGGAAAGGCCGAGCTGCTCTGAGAGAAGACAGTTGGTTCGCACTGTTGCTTCCGAAATCCTGGAGGTCAGTAAACGTCCATCAAAAAAACATGTATCAGAAATCGCCCGAAAAATTACAATTGCATACCCAAAGTCCTTTAGAGATGAAATTGATTCCCAGATTGTAGGAAGTGGATATGACTCTCTCCTTAAACAACTAGTCTGTCGAATTGATCATTTAAAAAGAGCAAAAACTACCACTAGATCACTTTGTGATATGCCAGAAAAGTCAAAGAAACGGAAATCGGAGTATGGTTGTATAAATTCAGAACCCCAGTTTCCAGCTGGAGAAACTTCTGAATTgcagcaagaaaaaaaagcgAAATTGCttgaaatgtttcaaaataaGGAAAGCAATGTAAAGACCATCTACAGCTTGATGACTGCTACCTACACTTCCCAAAGAAATGACGTCCAATTTGGAAAGGAAACCTCAGAGTTACTTGATGAGTGGCCATATCTCTTCCAGACAGCAGGAATGGAAAGCACACTTTAA
- the LOC125250320 gene encoding uncharacterized protein LOC125250320 isoform X2: MTSNLERKPQSYLMSGHISSRQQEWKAHFKELTGIDMNDSFEEATSSKFRRILEYFQFQCTERASRAGRILSKIQTGGDHVCGAVMLLLALFKNDQDQFLVIVEDTCVPNDICQEKLPPTPCIVVCGENPLTASLYMVAVDQMIVNDHLLRFTEALCLMFSLYYILNMSYPVELGATLEFLQRCIFRINPHKGTKVEKREKKRVYAVNPKVLSLTSKIAAFDWGD; the protein is encoded by the exons ATGACGTCCAATTTGGAAAGGAAACCTCAGAGTTACTTGATGAGTGGCCATATCTCTTCCAGACAGCAGGAATGGAAAGCACACTTTAAAGAGCTCACTGGCATTGACATGAATGACAGCTTTGAAGAAGCCACTTCCAGTAAATTCAGAAGAATATTGGAATACTTTCAGTTTCAGTGCACAGAGAGAGCGAGCAGAGCAGGGAGAATCCTCAGCAAGATTCAGACTGGAGGGGATCATGTTTGTGGGGCAGTGATGTTGCTGCTTGCccttttcaaaaatgaccaagaCCAGTTTCTTGTGATAGTAGAAGACACTTGTGTTCCCAATGATATATGCCAAGAGAAGCTTCCACCTACTCCATGTATAGTAGTGTGTG GAGAGAACCCACTGACAGCCAGTTTATACATGGTAGCAGTAGACCAGATGATTGTGAATGACCATCTTTTGAGATTTACTGAGGCGCTGTGTCTGATGTTTTCCCTCTACTACATACTGAACATGAGTTACCCTGTAGAACTGGGGGCCACGCTAGAATTCCTGCAAAG gtgCATCTTCAGGATAAATCCTCACAAAGGTACCAAggtggaaaagagagagaaaaagcgAGTGTACGCTGTCAACCCAAAAGTATTGAGTCTCACATCAAAAATTGCTGCATTTGACTGGGGAGACTAA